The following are from one region of the Planctomycetota bacterium genome:
- the ccsA gene encoding cytochrome c biogenesis protein CcsA, giving the protein LASLIVSVAAYAAGSAAALRALRAGNPRGLCGARGCALAGVLSYVAHGAWEVATAGRLPVADAAEAFAFLSAASVAAALALDWARGLSILTVATLPLGAATSALALALWASSPPGRPAMPGDAMGTWTVLHVLVALASYGAFALAFVTGVVYLVEHRQLKHHGAGSILGFLPALETVRRLNVRAMAVGALLLLAGLLVGYFQARELYRREFDRLDPKILLTTLTFLTYAGILLLSARPAFKGRRTALGSVLGFGLLMINFWASVFWSDLHRFR; this is encoded by the coding sequence CTCTGGCGAGCCTGATCGTGAGCGTGGCGGCGTACGCCGCGGGCTCGGCGGCGGCGCTTCGGGCGCTGCGGGCGGGGAACCCGCGGGGCCTGTGCGGGGCGCGGGGGTGCGCCCTGGCGGGGGTGCTTTCGTACGTGGCGCACGGGGCGTGGGAGGTCGCCACGGCCGGACGCCTGCCCGTGGCCGACGCGGCGGAGGCCTTCGCGTTCCTGTCGGCGGCGTCGGTGGCGGCCGCGCTGGCGCTCGACTGGGCGCGCGGGCTTTCGATTCTGACGGTGGCGACGCTTCCGCTCGGGGCGGCCACATCGGCGCTGGCCCTGGCCCTGTGGGCGTCGTCGCCGCCGGGGCGGCCGGCGATGCCGGGGGACGCGATGGGGACGTGGACGGTTCTTCACGTGCTCGTGGCGTTGGCGTCGTACGGGGCGTTCGCGCTGGCGTTCGTGACGGGGGTCGTGTACCTCGTCGAGCACCGCCAGCTTAAGCATCACGGGGCGGGCTCGATTCTGGGGTTCCTGCCGGCGCTCGAGACGGTGCGGCGGCTCAACGTCCGGGCGATGGCGGTGGGGGCGCTGCTTCTTCTGGCGGGGCTCCTGGTGGGCTACTTTCAGGCGCGCGAGCTTTACCGCCGCGAGTTCGACCGGCTGGACCCGAAGATTCTGCTGACGACGCTCACGTTTCTGACCTACGCGGGGATCCTGCTTCTGAGCGCGCGGCCGGCGTTCAAGGGGCGGCGGACGGCGCTCGGGTCGGTGCTGGGCTTCGGCCTGCTCATGATCAACTTCTGGGCGAGCGTCTTCTGGAGCGATCTTCACCGGTTCCGGTAG